Part of the Desulfohalovibrio reitneri genome is shown below.
TGGCCGACAGAGTTGCCGAGAGGAGAACGGCGCTGCCGCCACGCGCGGCGTGTATTTCGAGAAGATGGGCCAGCAAGCCGGTAACGTACGGGTCGAAGCTGTGGATTTCGTCGGCGATGAGCACGTTGCGGCCCAGGCCCAGCAAACGCAGGCACTGGTGGGAGACAGGCAGGACGCCCAGGAGAGCCTGGTCCAGCGTGGCCGCGCCCGTCGGGGCGAGCAGCGCCTTCTTGCGGTTATCCGCCAACCAGCGGGCGCAGACGGGTTCCGCCGCATCGTTCCCGGAAGGGTTGCGGCCTTGTTGTGAAATGTCGTCAAGCCCTGTGCTTTGCAGAAAAAGCTCGTTCAGGCCACGTGCGCCGTGGGCCAGCATGAAACTCGGACGATCCGCGTCTACCTCGAAGAGCTGGTGATACTGGGGGGCCAGCCGTGAATACATGGAGTTGGCCGTGGCCATGGTGGGCAGGGCGAAAAAGAATCCGTCCCCCAGATCGCGGGCCATGAGGCGAGCGGCCAGAATGACCGCCGCCTCCGTTTTGCCGCTGCCGGTGAGGTCTTCCAGGATATGTAGTTGTGGCGAATCGGGAATGTCCACAGAGCGGGCGTGTTCCTGAAGGGGGGTGGGGGAGGCGTCAGTCAGGTCGGGAAAGAGGTCGGCCCAGGTGGTTTTCCGCGTGGGAGTCGGAGGGACGACTCCAGCCTCATACACTGCCCTTCGGGCCCGAGGCATGGCGTGTTGGTGGAAATATTCCGCCTCGTCCGTGGTTTCGGGACAGGGGGGAAACCACTCAGCGTTGGAGCCTATCCAGTCACAAAGTACAGTAAGTCCAGCTAAATCCCAGGAAAAAAGTTTGGCTCGCTCGTCTCCATCTTCCGAAAGGGGCGGGAGGGAAGCGATGGGAAACAGGGAGGCACACGCCTGAAGGAAAGTTGCAACAGCCGTGAGGTCACGCTCTTCGAACAATTGCCCGGGGCTTGATTTATGAACCGATGCAGGGTGTCCGTGGTGCCCCGCGACAGGGTGCCCCAAATGCCCCAAAAGATATTTCAATTCGCTTCCTGCATCGTTCGGAAGAAGCGTCTGGAGTTTGGCGCGGAGATCGAATTTGCGATGTTGCCAGAGCCACAACCCCAAATTGGTGTGATGGAACTCCCCCCGAGCGCAGCCATGACGCCACTTCCGCCCGTCCTGCAAGGTTGCCAGCAAATCCGGGCGAAAGGCCTGGAAGCGTGGGCTGAACTTGCCTACGTCGTGCAGAGACAGGAGCAGGGGGATGAGAGAGGGGGTCACCTCCGGAAAGGGCGAGAGCCGGGTTAGGCGCCGGGTCAACCTTGTGTCGCGTCCCAGAAGGACTGCGCCCACGGCGGCAACGTCTAGGCAATGACAAGGTAGTGGATGATAGTGTCCTGTATTGTTTGGAGACTTGCCCCAGTATTTAAACGGTGACACTACAATATAAGCCTAATTAGTCGGTCCTGAAAAAGGCCTTTCAGATTGAATCAGGCGTACTTTAGTCTGCCCCGACTCCAGGTTCCGAAGCAGAGCCAAGGGGCGAAAAGAGACAAAAAGTGCTTCAGTCCCCGCATCCACTTCTTGAAGTTGAACGCGGCTGCGGCCATCAGCAGGTTGATCGCATCACCGAGGGCCCCTTTCAGGAAGTTTTTGGCCATGCGGAAGTCGTGTTTGAGATGTCCGATCACCGGCTCGATGCCAGCGCGTCTGCGAAAACGTTGCCTGGCCTTTCGTCTCTGGTAGGGCGTGTCGCTTTTCTTCGGCCGGCCCGGAATCAGAATGCTCGTGTCACCGACTTTTTTGCGCCCCCTGTAACCCCGGTCACAGATGGCCGCCTCGGGGCAGGATTCCGTGATTTGCGAAACTTGCTCCAGAACATCCGGCAGGGTGTGACCGTCGAAAACGTTCTCCTTGAAGGACATGGCTCCTACATCACACCGGTGGTCTTGGTCCAGGCGATGGAGGCCTTGCGTCCGAACTCGTACTTTTTGTGCTCTTTGCCCTTGCCGATGCAAAGCACGTCCGGTTCGTGCAGGCTGTAGATCTTGTTCTTGTCGGTACGTTTCTGGTCATGGACCCGGCGGAAGAGCTGCATAGCTTCCCTGTGCCTGGCCAACGAATCCCTGGGCAGTTTGCGCTCAAGTTCGCGGATCAGGACGCCAGCCATGGTCCGAATGCGTTTGATGATCTTGCGACTCTTGAATCGCTGGCGCAGGAGGCCTGGCAATTCACGGCGGAAACTGCGGCGCAAGCTGATTCCTTCGAACTCGGCGATGGCCCTGCATCGCTTGATGACCTTGGTCAGAAGCTTCACGTCAGTGGGGAAGGTGATGTTCTTCTCCTGGACCGTGGTGTCCACGGCGATCTCCCGCTCCATGGCGTCGTCGCCGTGCAGACCCACCGAGACCTCGAAGATCAAACGCGCCCCACCCTCGCCGATGCGTTTGCGGAAATAAACCAAGTCCGTGGGGTCACAAGGAAGCCTCCACCGGAAATGCGTCTCACCGCAGAAGGCCTGATAGTAGGGGTTCCGGACCCAAGCCTCAATGACACGCTCGTCGCTCAGATTTTCAAGCTGCTTGAGGATCATGAGCCCGACCATGAGTCTGATGGGCTTTGCTGGACGACCATACTCACTATAGAGGCTAGAAAACTCCTGCTCGAACTTTTCCCAGGGGATGTTCGCTGCAAGCTTGAGCAGCGGGTCCTTGGGATTGAGCTGATCGATGAGGTCCTCGTAGAGGAAATTGCCCTGATCGCTTTTGGCTGGCTTGGCCTTCATCATCACTCCCGAACCGGTGACGGCGCGACCGGTTTCTTGCAGAATCACTACAGTTCCTGGTCGAGAATGATACATTGAATGCTACACTTTGTTAATTCTTTTCAGTGGCATGGATGTTTTTCAGGGCCGACTAACTTGTTGTCGACTGCCATGGAATTTTGTTTTTGCCAAGTTTTTTTAAAAATGATTTTCCCGCCTCCAGTGGTAATATTTTTGGAGGTTTTATGTTGCAACTAGAAAAAGGTAGCTTCCTCAAAATGAGCGACGTGGCCGAGATTTTCGATGTCCACATTTCTTCTGTTTCGAGGATGATCAAACGTGGTGATTTGCCGTGTGTCAACCTTGGTGGTACCAAACGTATCCCTCGAGTAGCACTCGAGAAGTTCGTTGAAAGCGAAATCGCGTACTGCCCCCGGTTTAGCAAGCCTTTTTTAAGAGAGTCCGCGAGTTGATCAGTTCCTGCTCGGTTGTCACCGGGGTTTTATACCCCAGCGCCGAGTGCAGGTAGCCTTGGTTGTATTCTTCGATCCAGGAGCCCAAGGCCTGGTAAAAGGCCGTGGGGCTTCGCCATTCATTGATCCAGACCAGCTCTTCCTTCATGGTGCGCATGAAGCGCTCTGTGTCGGCGTTGCCTTTGGGGTTGTTGTAGCTGGTGAAGGCGAGTTTGATGTCCATGACGCGGCAAGCCTTCATAAAGCTCGTCGAGGTCGGTTGGCAGCCGTTGTCGGCCATGAGATGAAGACCGCCGCCGCGCACGCCTTCGGGGAACTGCCTGCCGACAGCCGCGTTGAGCGCCGATAGCCAATGCCACGCCTTGGCCTGGTCGCCGGCGTAGTGGCCGACGACCTTCTTGGTGCGCCAATCAAGCACAATGACCACGTACAGCCAGCCGTAGCCGTCAATCTTGATTTTGGTCATGTCGATACTCCACCACTCGTTGGGTCGCGTGGGCCGGGGCTTGACGCCGGTCGGCCTGCGTTTGGCCTTGAGTCGCAGGTTGGGCTTCACCGTGAGGTCATGCTCGCTCATGAGCCGGTAGACGCGATTTTTGCCGACGACTACGCCGTCCACGAAGCGCAGAAACGCCCAGACCCGACGGTATCCCCAGAACGGATGGTCGGCCTTGATGCCGCGAATGCGGGCCAGGAGGTCGGCGTTGCGCTCGGCGACCTTTGCATATGGTCCACGCTTCATCCGAACGGCCCGCTTTTTTTTAGCTCAATGGTCAGCTCGCCGATCAGGCTTTTGAGCTTCATGTTCTCGCGTTCAAGCTTGGCCGTACGCTGTGCGCCGTGCTCGGGCTCAAACGCTTTGTGCGCCTGGGCGAGGAATTGATCGCGCCACTTGTAGTACTGGTTCTGCGAGATGGCGTACTCGGCGCACACTTCGCCCACGGGTCGTCCTCGAAGGCCTTCGAGGACGACCCGAGTCTTCTGCTCCGGGGTCCACTTCCGTCGCTTCATGGCAAACCTCCTGCCTGTTGAGAAGCCACGGACTTCCACTTAGATCAAGGCTGTTTCAAACCGGGGGCAGGATACCCGGACGTACTTCAGGAGTTGCGGAACCGTCATGTCCTTGAGCTTGCCCACTCTCCGAGATGGATATTTGAGCATGGCATCTTTGTAGTCCCGTACATGCCTTTTCGTAATCTGAGAGACTGGAAGATCGCCATGAAGTTCTACGAACCGACGGACGTATGTGCCGAAATCCTTGACTGTTTTCTCCGGTCCTCCCGCCTGTATATGTTCCTCTGCCCACATTGAATGAACCTGGATAATGGTCGGGTCGTCTCTGTCGGATTCCGTAGGTGTAGCATGAACAGGTGACACAGGCTTTATGGGCGTTTTGACCACTTTGGCTTCATGCCGAGCCTTGAGAGCTTCCAGGGTTTCCACCTTTGCTTTCAGAAGGGCATAGGCCAGTTGACGGTATGCCTCGCTGTACTTGGCAACTTTCATCCCGATCTCTTCCAGAAGGTCATCGAGTTCTACAGAAATTCTGTTGAGTTTTCCCGTAGCGAGACTTTCCCTTGCCTCGATGTATGCAAAGGTGATTGCGTCATCCCATGCCTGAAATTCTGTAGGGGAAAGACCGTTAATGCGTGATTCTTCATCGACTTGAAGTGCCTCATGCCTCCATATAGCCGTGATACGTTCAACTTCGATCTCGGACAGCTTATCAACCGCTTCAGCGTCCCTCTGGCGGCGTTTCTCGGCAAACTCCTGGTCGAGCTTCACGGATTCTATATGAACGCGCTGGAGGGCTTCCTGACGGTCACTGGTTTTGAGACTGAAATATATCTCTCGCTTGCCGTAGATGTCCTGGAGATCAACCGGAGCCTTTGCGCGAAAATAGTAGTTCCGGCTCCCTTTCCGACGATGTAAACGAGTTGGTCTGGACAAGTCTTTCATGCTTCTCGGTGTAGCACCTTGGTGTAGCAGTTGGGAAGCAGAAAAGGTAAAGCCCCCGGTCACTTTCAGTGATTCCGAGGGCTTAAATAGTCGATGGCGGAGAGGGTGGGATTCGAACCCACGTACGGGCTACTAACCCGTAACTCGATTTCGAGTCGAGCGCGTTACGACCGGACTTCGCTACCTCTCCGCGTGGGAGGAATCTGGTAAACGCTCGGTGGCGGTTCGTCAAGGAGGTGAAGGGAACGGCCGATCAGCTTATCAGCGGCGCGAACGGAAAAAATCCCGTAGCAGGGCTCCGCATTCCTCCTCCAAAACACCGTGGATAACCGCGGGACGATGGTTGAGGAAGGGCAGGGCGAAGCCCTCAAGCCGAGAGGTGACGGCTCCGGTCTTGGGGTCGGCCGCGCCGTAAACAACCGTTTCCACGCGAGCGTGCACCAGCGCGCCCAGGCACATGAGGCAGGGCTCAAGGGTGACGACCAGTATGCAGCCGGGCAGGCGGTAGTTATTCAGCTTTTTGCAGGCTTGGCGAAGGGCCAGTATTTCAGCGTGGGACGTTGGGTCGTTTCGGGAGATGGGGGAGTTGCTTGCCTTCGCCAGTACCTCGCCGTCAGGATCCAGAATCACCGCGCCCACCGGCACTTCATTAACATCCCCGGCCCGCTTGGCCTCGTCCAGGGCGAGGCGCATGACTTCTTCCCAGTCGCGCCAGCCATTCGGAGGAGCGGGGTCCGTCACGCGGCGCGTTCCCGCAAGTGGTGGACTGCGTTTTCCAGCAGCACGATTCCAAGGGGGGAGGTTTCCCCGCGTGTCCAGCCGGGATGATTTGTGGGGTGGTTGAACGCTTCGGGGTGGGGCATGAGGCCCAGGATGCGTCCGGTGTGGTCGGTGAGTCCGGCGATGCCACCCGGGGAGCCGTTGGGATTGTATGGGTACTCCATGGAGGGCTCGCCGGATTCGGGGTGGACGTAGCGCAGGGCCACGTGCCCGGCCGCCTCGGCCTTGGACAGCAGCGATTCGTCCTCGAAAACCATTTTGCCCTCGCCGTGCCGCACGGGCATCTCCAGCCTGTCGGTACCTTTGAGGAACACGCAACGGGTGTCCGGCTCGGTGCGCAGGCTTACCCAGCGATCCTCAAAGCGGGCGGAATCGTTGGCGGAGAGGGAGGCGGTGCGTTTGAACCAATCCCCGTCCACCGCGGGGAGCAGTCCCAGCTTGCACAGCAATTGGAAGCCGTTGCAGATGCCAAGGATGAGGCCACCCCGTTCCAGAAAGGCTCGCAACTGCTCGAGCAAGGGGCTTCCAGAGCGCGTCACGGCGTGCCGCCAGCGCAGGGCCGCGGCCTGGGCCGCGCCCAGGTCGTCGCCGTCCAGAAAGCCGCCGGGGAAGAGAAGCAGGTCCGCTTCGGGCAGGGCCACCCGTTCCGCCAGCAGGTCGGAGAAGAATACCACTTCGGTTTCGTTGCAGCCGGCCAGGCGGGCGGCGTGGGCGGTTTCGCGATCGCAATTGGTGCCGTAGCCGGTGATGACCAGGGAAGAAACGCGGGCCAAGCGGAAAGCCTCCGGAATGGGGGTGGCGAAAAGCGGCGGGGGAGTTCTCCCCACCTTCCTATACAAGCGCGCGGGAATCATAAAGGGGCCGCAGAGTCCCGTCAACCGGGGCTTGTGCCGGGTGTGCCCGTAAAGCCAAAAAGCCCTTTTCAAGCCGGGACGAGGTGTCTATTATCCCCGGATTCGGCCGGACGGGGCATCCCCCACATGCGCGAATAAACCGCTCAACGCTCCCGCAGAGAGACGCATGAAGACCAAGTTCATTTTCATTACCGGCGGTGTGCTTTCCTCACTTGGCAAGGGTTTGGCCGCGGCGTCCATCGCCGCCCTGCTCAAGGCCCGTGGCCTGAAGTGCACCATCCAGAAGCTCGACCCCTACATCAACGTGGACCCGGGGACCATGAACCCATTCCAGCACGGCGAGGTCTACGTCACCGAGGACGGCGCGGAAACCGACCTCGACCTGGGGCACTACGAGCGCTACATCGACGTGTTCACCAGCCAGAAGAACAATTTCACTTCCGGCTCCATCTACCACCGCGTCATCCAGAAGGAGCGGCGGGGCGACTACCTCGGCGGCACCGTGCAGGTCATTCCGCACATTACCGACGAAATCAAGAACGCCATCACCTCGCTGGCCGGCGACGAGGACGTGGTTCTGGTGGAGATCGGCGGAACTGTCGGCGACATCGAGGGGCAGCCCTTCCTTGAGGCAATCCGTCAGTTGCGCAGCGACCTGGGCAAGGAGAACGTCCTTTACATCCACCTGACCCTGGTGCCCTTCATGGGCACGGCAGGGGAACTGAAAACCAAGCCCACCCAGCACTCGGTCAAGGAATTGCGTTCCATCGGCATCCAGCCGGACATCATCCTCTGCCGCTGCGCCCGGGAGCTGGAAAAGGACATCAAATCCAAGATCGCCCTGTTCTGCAACGTGGACGCGGACGCCGTTTTTTCCGCAGTGGACGTGGACAACATCTACAAGGTACCCCTTAAATTCTACCACGAAGGGGTGGACCAGAAGATCGCCATTCTCCTGAAGCTCCCGGCCAAAAACGCGGAGCTGGCTCCTTGGGAGGATCTCATCGAGAAGCTGGAGCACCCCTCCGGCGAGGTCTCCATCGGTATCGTGGGCAAGTACGTGGACCTCAAGGAGGCGTACAAGAGCTTGCACGAGGCCCTCATCCACGGCGGCGTGGCCAACGACGTGCAGGTCAACCTTGTCTATGTCAACTCCGAGGATCTGACCCGGGACAACGTGGCCAAGCAACTCAAGGGGCTGGATGGTGTTCTGGTTCCTGGCGGCTTCGGCTCCCGCGGCGTGCCCGGCAAGGTCGAGTCCATCCGTTTCGCCCGTGAAAACAAGATTCCTTTCTTTGGCATCTGCCTGGGCATGCAGTGCGCCTGTATCGAGGCGGCCCGGAATGTCCTGGGAATCGAGGGTGCGGACTCCGAGGAATTCCATCCGGATACCGAGGAGGCCATCATCTATCTCATGACCGAGTGGTTCGATTTCCGCAGCCAGTGCATGGAGCGCCGCAACAAGGATTCCGATCTGGGCGGCACCATGCGCCTGGGCGGATATCCCTGCGTGGTCAAGCACGACACCAAGGCCTGGGATGCCTACGGCGAAGAGAACATCTCCGAGCGCCATCGTCACCGCTACGAGTACAACCAGAAGTATATGGCCGCCATGGAGGAGCAGGGCTACGTATTCTCCGGCACTTCTCCAAACGGGGAATTGGTGGAGATCGTGGAGCTCAAGGACCATCCCTGGTTCCTGGGCTGCCAGTTCCATCCGGAGTTCAAATCCCGCCCCATGCGGCCGCATCCACTCTTTCGGGAGTTCATCAAGGCCGCCAAGCAGCGGGCCAAGGGCAAGAAGTAGGCGGGCGGCCTGAACATGGCGGACCTGTTCGAGTCGAGCCGCGAAGGCTTCTTCGCCATCGCCGGGCCGTGCGTCCTGGAGTCGGAGGATCTGGCCCTGCGCGTGGCCGAGCGACTGGCCGAGATCGCCGTGCGGCTGAACCTGCCACTGGTGTTCAAGAGTTCGTTCGACAAGGCCAACCGCACGTCCATTACCTCTTATCGGGGTCCGGGGATGGAGCGGGGCTTGGCGTGGTTGGACCGGGTCAGAAAGCGTACCGGTCTGCCGGTGCTGACCGACATCCACTTGCCGGAACAAGCGGCGCCGGTGGCCGAGGTGGCCGACGTGCTGCAGATCCCCGCCTTTCTCTGCCGCCAAACCGACCTGCTTGTGGCGGCGGCCCGAACCGGACGACTGGTCAATGTCAAAAAGGGGCAGTTCCTGGCGCCGTGGGACATGGCCAACGCCGTGGGCAAGCTTCGCGAGAGCGGCTGCCGCCGGGCCTGGCTCACGGAGCGCGGCGCGTCTTTCGGCTACAATAATCTGGTAGTCGATTTCCGTTCCCTGCCGATCATGGCGGAACACGGCCTGCCCGTGGTATTCGACGCCACCCACTCGGTGCAACTGCCGGGAGGGCAGGGCGGCTCCTCCGGGGGGCAGCGCAGGTTCGTGCCCAACCTGGTCAAGGCCGCGGCTGCGGCCGGAGCGGATGGACTGTTCCTGGAGGTTCATCCCGAGCCGGAGCGGGCGCTGTGCGACGGCCCCAATTCCCTGCCTCTTGACGATTTCGAGGATCTGTTGCGCGTGGCCAGGGACATTCATGCCTTAAGCCGGGAGGCAGGCAATGCGGGCTGACGAGGCGGCCACCAACATCCGCATTCTGGTGCTTGACGTGGACGGCGTACTCACCGACGGCGGCCTCCATTACGGCCCGGAAGGTGATATCAGCAAGCGTTTCCACGTTCAGGACGGCCTTGGCATCAAGGTGGCCCAGCGCGCCGGGCTGGAAATCGCCGTGATGACCGGCCTGGAACATGGCGGCGTGACCGCGCGTGTGGCCGAGTTGGGGATCACCGAATACGTCTGCGGCCACGTGAAGAAGCTGCCGCATCTGCATGAAATGGCCGAACGCCGGGGCATCACATTAACCGAGGTAGCCTACCTGGGCGACGACTGGGTGGACGCCGGCCCCATGCGGTCCGTTGGCTTGCCAATGGCGGTGGCCGACGCCCGGCCGGAAATTCTGGAACTTGCCGCCTGGGTGTCCTCGCGCAAGGGTGGGCACGGAGCCGTGCGTGAAGCCATCGACTACATCCTGCGCTCCCAAGGACTTTTGCAACACGCCTGGGAGGAATGGACCGGCCCGTGAGCAAGAAGCTCTCCATCGCCGTCCTAGCGCTGGCCGCTCTTGTGGCTATCGGCATGTGGGGTTGGAGCCTGTTCAAGCCCCAGGTCGAGGACTTGGCGGATATCCAGGCCAGGCTTCCGGCCGACCTTGACGTTGACGTCTCAGTGGAGGGCATTACCCTCTCTCAGGGAAAGGACGGCAAGGAGTTGTGGACGCTCCAGGCTTCCTCCGCCACCTACGATACCGAAGACGGCTCGGCCGAACTCGAGAATCCCGAGATCGTGTATTTCGGCGATTCGGGTGAG
Proteins encoded:
- a CDS encoding phosphoribosylformylglycinamidine synthase subunit PurQ, translated to MARVSSLVITGYGTNCDRETAHAARLAGCNETEVVFFSDLLAERVALPEADLLLFPGGFLDGDDLGAAQAAALRWRHAVTRSGSPLLEQLRAFLERGGLILGICNGFQLLCKLGLLPAVDGDWFKRTASLSANDSARFEDRWVSLRTEPDTRCVFLKGTDRLEMPVRHGEGKMVFEDESLLSKAEAAGHVALRYVHPESGEPSMEYPYNPNGSPGGIAGLTDHTGRILGLMPHPEAFNHPTNHPGWTRGETSPLGIVLLENAVHHLRERAA
- the kdsA gene encoding 3-deoxy-8-phosphooctulonate synthase, whose protein sequence is MADLFESSREGFFAIAGPCVLESEDLALRVAERLAEIAVRLNLPLVFKSSFDKANRTSITSYRGPGMERGLAWLDRVRKRTGLPVLTDIHLPEQAAPVAEVADVLQIPAFLCRQTDLLVAAARTGRLVNVKKGQFLAPWDMANAVGKLRESGCRRAWLTERGASFGYNNLVVDFRSLPIMAEHGLPVVFDATHSVQLPGGQGGSSGGQRRFVPNLVKAAAAAGADGLFLEVHPEPERALCDGPNSLPLDDFEDLLRVARDIHALSREAGNAG
- the tadA gene encoding tRNA adenosine(34) deaminase TadA, which encodes MTDPAPPNGWRDWEEVMRLALDEAKRAGDVNEVPVGAVILDPDGEVLAKASNSPISRNDPTSHAEILALRQACKKLNNYRLPGCILVVTLEPCLMCLGALVHARVETVVYGAADPKTGAVTSRLEGFALPFLNHRPAVIHGVLEEECGALLRDFFRSRR
- a CDS encoding helix-turn-helix domain-containing protein is translated as MSDVAEIFDVHISSVSRMIKRGDLPCVNLGGTKRIPRVALEKFVESEIAYCPRFSKPFLRESAS
- a CDS encoding CTP synthase, with product MKTKFIFITGGVLSSLGKGLAAASIAALLKARGLKCTIQKLDPYINVDPGTMNPFQHGEVYVTEDGAETDLDLGHYERYIDVFTSQKNNFTSGSIYHRVIQKERRGDYLGGTVQVIPHITDEIKNAITSLAGDEDVVLVEIGGTVGDIEGQPFLEAIRQLRSDLGKENVLYIHLTLVPFMGTAGELKTKPTQHSVKELRSIGIQPDIILCRCARELEKDIKSKIALFCNVDADAVFSAVDVDNIYKVPLKFYHEGVDQKIAILLKLPAKNAELAPWEDLIEKLEHPSGEVSIGIVGKYVDLKEAYKSLHEALIHGGVANDVQVNLVYVNSEDLTRDNVAKQLKGLDGVLVPGGFGSRGVPGKVESIRFARENKIPFFGICLGMQCACIEAARNVLGIEGADSEEFHPDTEEAIIYLMTEWFDFRSQCMERRNKDSDLGGTMRLGGYPCVVKHDTKAWDAYGEENISERHRHRYEYNQKYMAAMEEQGYVFSGTSPNGELVEIVELKDHPWFLGCQFHPEFKSRPMRPHPLFREFIKAAKQRAKGKK
- a CDS encoding IS3 family transposase; the encoded protein is MKRGPYAKVAERNADLLARIRGIKADHPFWGYRRVWAFLRFVDGVVVGKNRVYRLMSEHDLTVKPNLRLKAKRRPTGVKPRPTRPNEWWSIDMTKIKIDGYGWLYVVIVLDWRTKKVVGHYAGDQAKAWHWLSALNAAVGRQFPEGVRGGGLHLMADNGCQPTSTSFMKACRVMDIKLAFTSYNNPKGNADTERFMRTMKEELVWINEWRSPTAFYQALGSWIEEYNQGYLHSALGYKTPVTTEQELINSRTLLKKAC
- a CDS encoding KdsC family phosphatase, with translation MRADEAATNIRILVLDVDGVLTDGGLHYGPEGDISKRFHVQDGLGIKVAQRAGLEIAVMTGLEHGGVTARVAELGITEYVCGHVKKLPHLHEMAERRGITLTEVAYLGDDWVDAGPMRSVGLPMAVADARPEILELAAWVSSRKGGHGAVREAIDYILRSQGLLQHAWEEWTGP
- a CDS encoding transposase codes for the protein MKRRKWTPEQKTRVVLEGLRGRPVGEVCAEYAISQNQYYKWRDQFLAQAHKAFEPEHGAQRTAKLERENMKLKSLIGELTIELKKSGPFG
- a CDS encoding DUF6538 domain-containing protein — protein: MKDLSRPTRLHRRKGSRNYYFRAKAPVDLQDIYGKREIYFSLKTSDRQEALQRVHIESVKLDQEFAEKRRQRDAEAVDKLSEIEVERITAIWRHEALQVDEESRINGLSPTEFQAWDDAITFAYIEARESLATGKLNRISVELDDLLEEIGMKVAKYSEAYRQLAYALLKAKVETLEALKARHEAKVVKTPIKPVSPVHATPTESDRDDPTIIQVHSMWAEEHIQAGGPEKTVKDFGTYVRRFVELHGDLPVSQITKRHVRDYKDAMLKYPSRRVGKLKDMTVPQLLKYVRVSCPRFETALI